A stretch of Ranitomeya variabilis isolate aRanVar5 chromosome 3, aRanVar5.hap1, whole genome shotgun sequence DNA encodes these proteins:
- the ZNHIT3 gene encoding zinc finger HIT domain-containing protein 3 isoform X1, which translates to MADPCCVCSVETAKYRCPHCRLRYCSLDCCRRHKEGCVPKEASRSSVAGVPDLLLTRVNSSDENDETDAVPLQKLTLLGLSEELNSLLLNVHLRQLLVTLDQTENKDEALKQYMQEPLFVEFADKCLSLVDVEEKENLFSK; encoded by the exons ATGGCAGATCCGTGCTGCGTGTGCTCTGTGGAAACTGCCAAGTATCGCTGTCCGCACTGCAGGCTCAGATA TTGCTCTCTGGACTGTTGCAGGAGACATAAAG AAGGATGTGTTCCAAAAGAAGCCTCCAGATCCAGTGTGGCTGGTGTACCAGATCTTCTCTTAACAAGAG TTAATTCATCTGATGAAAATGATGAGACAGACGCTGTCCCTTTGCAAAAGCTAACATTGCTGG GCTTATCAGAAGAGCTGAACAGTTTATTACTGAACGTACATCTGCGGCAGCTGCTTGTGACCCTTGACCAGACAGAGAATAAAGATGAAGCATTAAAACAGTATATGCAAGAGCCATTGTTTGTGGAGTTTGCTGACAAGTGTCTGTCCCTTGTAGATGTAGAGGAAAAAGAAAACCTTTTCTCAAAGTGA
- the ZNHIT3 gene encoding zinc finger HIT domain-containing protein 3 isoform X2: MADPCCVCSVETAKYRCPHCRLRYCSLDCCRRHKEGCVPKEASRSSVAGVPDLLLTRGLSEELNSLLLNVHLRQLLVTLDQTENKDEALKQYMQEPLFVEFADKCLSLVDVEEKENLFSK; the protein is encoded by the exons ATGGCAGATCCGTGCTGCGTGTGCTCTGTGGAAACTGCCAAGTATCGCTGTCCGCACTGCAGGCTCAGATA TTGCTCTCTGGACTGTTGCAGGAGACATAAAG AAGGATGTGTTCCAAAAGAAGCCTCCAGATCCAGTGTGGCTGGTGTACCAGATCTTCTCTTAACAAGAG GCTTATCAGAAGAGCTGAACAGTTTATTACTGAACGTACATCTGCGGCAGCTGCTTGTGACCCTTGACCAGACAGAGAATAAAGATGAAGCATTAAAACAGTATATGCAAGAGCCATTGTTTGTGGAGTTTGCTGACAAGTGTCTGTCCCTTGTAGATGTAGAGGAAAAAGAAAACCTTTTCTCAAAGTGA
- the LOC143815823 gene encoding uncharacterized protein LOC143815823 produces MSDSEGSSSSSSVSAVFSSQSESSEPEAARPPPKKQAKPTKVVAHGGHKRKKVPRRLSSPQLPVSKSASQKKKRIVVDEEPLTIHNETLINLVEANPSIWDQSDSSHHDIVKNRKLWDQIISHFDPRYMEKSSTSKKKIADAVHTRWKSIRDRFVRDYRNSQNPPSGSGAKRVTPYVHYEQLLFLQKTVSQRSTICSTAAPRQAEELEPSPLEPSQLTGTEDVSVISEPRSGERSTVASGVSARLQSVRGRKRASQKDEADAIIVDGLQRVEDMCRSELKDLRREITDLQSRESVYSANEWKLLFLSYVPVAQNIPAHRNLLFRQRLNDLLEEFVGPQEPAPSRTRSIDMPAYNPQYRARCETSMEHQRQSSSPSYTWADNTPAQYQSL; encoded by the exons atgtcggatagtgagggaagcagcagcagcagcagcgtgtctgcggttttttcttctcagtcg gagtcttcggagcccgaggctgctaggccccccccaaaaaaacaggcaaaaccaacaaag gttgtggcacacggaggacacaagaggaagaaggttcctcgccgtctgtcgtctccacaactgccagtg tccaagtcagcgagccaaaaaaaaaaaaggattgtggttgatgaagagccgttgaccattcacaatgagacactgatcaaccttgtggaagccaacccctcaatatgggaccaaagcgacagctcccaccatgacatagtaaagaaccggaagttgtgggatcaaattatctctcacttcgatcctcgatacatggagaagtcgtcaacctcaaagaaaaaaattg cggatgcggtccatacccgttggaaatcaataagggaccgctttgtccgtgactaccggaatagTCAAAATCCACCAAGTGGATCAGGtgccaaacgggtgaccccgtatgtgcattacgagcaattgctctttcttcaaaaaacagtgtctcagcgctc cacgatatgcagtaccgccgcgcctagacaggcagaagaactggagccatctccactggaaccaagtcagctgacgggcactgaagacgtctctgtcatcagcgagccacgatctggggagagaagcactgtggcttcaggtgtgagtgcccggttgcaatcagtgcgtggacgcaagcgagcttcacaaaaagatgaagctgatgccattattgtcgatggacttcagcgggttgaggacatgtgtcggagtgaactgaaagacctgaggcgggaaattaccgacttacaatctcgcgagtctgtatattctgcaaatgagtggaagctactttttttgtcctatgttcccgtagcacaaaatatcccggcacacagaaaccttttgtttcggcaaagactgaatgaccttcttgaggaatttgtgggaccccaggagccagctccatcgagaaccagaagcatagacatgccggcctacaaccctcaatatagagcccggtgtgaaacgagcatggaacatcagagacaaagtagcagtccatcatacacctgggcagacaatacgcccgcgcaataccagagtctgtag